The genome window TGAATCAGATCTGTATTGCGGGTTGATTTTAGCAAAGGGAACCCATTGAGTTTCCCTTTGACTTTTGCCCAATCTTCTTTTAAATCGAATTCTTCCGAGGCAAAGGAAGCTGTTAAAAGTTCGAAAACCGTTAGTGAAACACCACCGGTATTTACTTTTTCAAACACTTGACATACAGCTTCCTTAGGATTTTCCTTTTTCATGAGAATAACCGGAAGCTGATAACCTGTGAAGCCTTTTATAATTTTTCGTTCAAAGTCGTTCCAGAATTTGATTTTATCCCGGTCGTAATCCCAGTATTCGGAAAATTTCGTTCTCCAATCGTCATATTCGTCAACCATACAAACGGGATACATCAGGTTTTTAAATTCCTGTTCTTCGGTGGTAAGGTCAAGGATAATATCCCGGCCGATGTTTTCGGTAATGATTTTTCTTTCGTTTATTGAGAAAATCGCTTCTTCCAGGTCTGTATCCGGGTCTAAGGCTTTTGCCATATCAATGTAATACCAGCGCTTGATTTCATAGTTCTTGGCATTTTTTGTAGTTACAACCTGGTTTGTGATGATGGCCTGATAAAGAGAGGTAATCCGTTGCTGACCATCCAGAATCAGCATTTCCGGCTTTATGCCATTGTTTGGGGCCCCTTCTACGGGCTTGGTTTTGAAGCGTATGCTTTCGTTGCCGGTTTCCAGCAACATGATGGCGCCAATTGGAAAAGATTTGGCGACGCTGGCAATGATCCCTTTGATGCGATTATCATCCCACACCCATCCGCGCTGGAAATCGGGCAGTTGGATTTTCCCTTTGTGCACATCTTTCAGGATATCGTAAAGGTTTGTTTTGGTGGAGTCGAAAGTTTCCATAGTTGTTTGAATATAAGTTGTTTAATGTGCATTGATTTTTTCAAATAATTTTGTAAACCGCTTCCTTTCATCACTCAACAGATGATATGCTGAGCATTCTGGAAGACTTGAATACTTATTTATCATGGGATAATATGTTTGATCAATCCCGCTTGCTTTGCAATATCCTGCATAAACTTCGCTAGCGGTCGTTTATTGATATCACTCACCTGTTTGTAATTGGCCAGGAGTAGCCATTCTATTTCGTCTTCGGAAGCAAATAGGCGTTCCCCATTATGTTCTAGATTCATTAAAGCCTCTTTGCCACCATTTCTATATGCATAAGCTTTCAAATAGATCTCCTTAACAATATCTATGTGGCGCTTATAAATGTTTTCTATTGCTGTGAACCTGTTTTGATTACGGACACGTGGTTCATCCGTATTAGACATACTGACATTTATCTCATTTATTGGTACTAATGCTCCCTGAAGCAATCTGTTGTGAGCATCCTGATTAATCTCAAAGTGTGTCAAGGACTGAAAATCTTCATTGAAGGGATGTACAAGTTCATCCAATGTAAATGTTTCTTTGCTTTTACTCTGATTGCATGAAGCGCAAGAGGGTGTTAAGTTGTACAATGAAATACTCAAATAAGGATACTTGTTCTTTGGGAAAAAATGATCAAATTGAAACCTAGCCAGATTCTTGTTGGCATTATGTACAACCAGTGTGAATTGTGCGTTGCAATACAAGCATGTTTTGATGTTGAGGTAGTAGGCTAGTTTCACGAGCTTGTTGCTCCTTAATCTCTCATAGCTGAAAGCATCAAGAATTTTACTGCCGACAGAACTTAATCGGGCTCCTTCTCTTCGTGTAACGATATCTTGCCAACCATTATCAAGAAACGTTTGAGTAATATGATATAAGCCTCGAGGTGGGGTTTTTATGATACTTTCAAAATTCTCAATTAAATAGTTAAGCAACTCCCTTTCCTTATCTGTTTCAAATACCGGATCTAATAATAATGCCTGAAGCCTAAATAATGGGGATTCGTAACGTCCGCGCACTACGAATAAATCAGTGTAATAAAGCTGTTCAATATCAGCCCACTGTCTTATTACACCATCCATGCCTTCAGATTCAAGAACTTGTTTCATTTGTACTAATTGTTTTGGCGTTTAAGCTTATCTAATTCATCCTGCAGGAATGCCCGGCGGCGGGCATTATCATCAAATGCAACTTTTGATAGCAGAAGTTCATAGAGCCTTTGCCTGATCATAGGCTCCCCTATTATTCCAATACGCAGTTTATAGTTTTCAACAGAAGCCACATCAGGATCGTTTAGTTGCTTAATTTCATTCATCAACTCAAATATTTTGATTTTAGCAAACTCACCGATCAGACCTTGCTGTAGAAAAAATGCATCAGAAAATAAAGTATGGATATTTGCACCAAAGGTTTCTTGCATATCGAAATTATGAACATTGAAGATTGCTTCTTGAGTCTTCTTCAGGAAAATCAAATTACTTTTTGGGAGGTCCGACACAACAAAAGGAGAATGTGTTGCAATAAATAATTGAATCTTGGTGTCCTGAAAGTAGGTGCCATCAGAGAATAAATAATTTAGAAACTCATTGAGGTAATAAATATATTTGCGTTGCCATTCCGGATGAAATCCAATTTCGGCCTCATCAAGTAGTAAATAAACAGTTTCAAAAACCTTTTGCGTTTCATACTTGTATTGCTTAGATACAAGCTCTTTGGTATAGTAAAGGCGAGAAAAAAGGTCAAGAAATGCCTTTTCCCCGCTACTCAAATCTCTCCAGTCTATTTCTAAGAATCCATATTGGGTGTCAATTAAATCAAATGATTTCAAGTATGCTTCATAATTTGTTATAATTTCGACAATGCGTGTTTCGTTGGACACAATTATAGAATAGTTGATTTCTTCTATGCCTACATCAACCTGGGAATCTATTAATGAAAAAATTGTTTCGATGAGTGAAGTAACTGGCTGCTTATCAATAATTATTTGCGAATTAAAAAAATGCTTTACTGCATCGAAAATGTTAAGCATTTTCAGTTCTTCAATTTTCACCTTAGACCAGTTTCCATAATATTGACCATCATTAATGTTGTAAAAGAAGTTAGCTATCAGGGCATCAACGAACTTCAATTTGCATTTCAAGCGATTACCAACTTTAAGAGACTCATTTTCTTTTTTATTTCTTGCACGATTGATAATGCCATGAATTTTGGTGTACTCTATTCTGATAGTGTCGAAAAAATATTCAAATATTTCTATGTCATGGGGGGAAATGTCATTTGATTCTTTAATCCCAGAAGTTCTTACCTGCGCAAAGGATATAGTCATTCTTTCAGGTGTTCTAAAATCAATCTTGTCTAACAATCCCGATTTTACTAGTTTAAACTGCCTTAGTGTGTTTTTATGTTTATGGATAAAAAGAAAGTCCTTATCTGGTATTGAATCCCTCTCAAGTTCTACGTCATCGCTTATTATACAGTTCGTTGACAAATCAATATAACTTTTTGAATATGAATATGGATAGCCCTTTAAATCGAAGATACCAGAATAATAAATCACCAGTGTTGGTGTAAGATTTTCAATTCTATCGATCTGAGGAGAAATTAGATCAGTATTATAAATCTTCAAAGTAGTAACACTAATTTCTGCAAAATCACAAATTACCTTCACTGACCATTCATTCGTGAAGCCTAAATAGTTGTTGTTGCCACTATCTCCATAATCATATAAAGTATGGTATATTTCCAGGACATCTTTACTTTTAAAAACAGCTAAAAATTTATCACTGTAGCTTGTGTAGCCTGTTAATAAACGCTTAAGAAATTCAAAGAAAGAGGTCTTTCCTGTACCATTTTCGCCAATGATGCCAATAATATTTGAAATTCTTGGTGAAAAAAGTTGTAAGGAGTGTTGGTTTGGTTTAGTAATGTTTAATTGTAATTCTCTTTGGTCATTGCTAAAGTTAGAAATCGAGAAGTGAAATTCTCCCCCAAACGAGACTTCTTTATGCTTACCCAATCGGGAGCAATCTTCAATTAGTAAATAGAGCAGTTCCATAATCTGTTATTTTACTGACTAATCAAATCCCAATAAATTCATCAACCTCCTAGATGTTTCACTTGCCGCAATGTCGTATTTTTAAAAGTCTTCCATTTCCAATGGCTTTCCAAAAAACGCGATCGAACAGAAAACCTATAATGTTTTGCCTTCATCCAACAACTTTAAAAACACTAAACCCTTTTGTGTTATCCTGTACTTCTGTTTTGAGCTTTTGGCTTCAGGTTCAGTCCATTCGACTAACTGATCGGTTTGTAGCCTGGACAATATTTTCTTTAGTTGCCCTGATATTGATTTTTGCCCAAGCGCTTCTGAAAGTTCTTTTGTTGATGAGGTTTTCTCTTTTACCAGTCTTAATATCTGTCCATACAGCGACTCGTGCTGTAACTCGTGCTGTAACTCGTGCTGCAGCTCCTGCTGTAACTCCTGCTGTAACTCCTGCTCCTGCAGGTAATTTTTCTTTAAGAATATAACCCGGAAAGCCAATCCGGGCTCTTTCCATTGAAACTCTATTTCAGGATACTGCTGCAATTCTTCTGCTATCAGTTTTAGCCCATTGCCCCATTGCTCTATAATACCAAGCCGTTTGAATACCGGCGCCAGTATCTTATTTCTGATATCAGACTGCCCGGCCAACATCTCATTGAAATCAACTGTTGGGGGCAGTGTTCCGGGACTGGTAATCTCAATCTTGTCGTTAAAAATGGCAATTTTAATATCCTTTCCGGAGAGAGAATAATCCCGGTGGATCACTGCATTACGAATTACTTCACGAATTGCAATTACCGGATATTCCCAGCGGTCATTCCTGTAAACACCCGAATAGTCGGTGGAGCCTTCTGAAATATGGCGCAGCACGAACTGATAGGCTTGCTCTGGCTGCAAAGCAAGGTTCACATTGATGGTTTTCTGATCAATGAAATTCCCGGGAGTAATTCCCTTAAACCTTGCACATTCAATTTTTGCAAACGGGAAAAGCTGTTGCCTTAGCTCATCATCCGATAACATCAACATGGCGATGGTTGGAAGATGCTTATTTTGTTCGGAGCGGAAAAGTTCCAGTTTCTTTAAAACCTGACGCGTAAGTTCTTCGCCCGTTTTCTCAAGGAATAGCTCTTTAAACGATTCAATATTGACTTTATCAATGGTTTTGGTAAAAATCAGTTCACTGTCGAATGAAATGCTTTGTTTTTGCCTTTTCAGCTCTGCAATGATTTCACTGGAAGCCAATCTGTTGCTTGAACCCACCCGAATATATGTACCTTCTTCAAACTTCGCATTCTTAAGGTGATATGGAGGGGCGCTTCCTTTAAAAATTACAACCTTCACAATGAATTTCTCATCCTGTCTCAAAAATGAAATCTCAGGAAGAATAACCGGCTCGCATAGGTCATGAATAATATTGCTGATCCTTTCTTCAGTTTTGATTAGCATATCCTCTTCAATGCCAATTACCTGACGGGGATTATCCTGAATGCCAATGTAAATTGCACCGCCGGCGTCATTTGCAAATGAAATAACCGTTTTAGCAATATCTACTCCCGAAGCTATTTCTTTTTTAAACTCAAGTTTGCGGCCTTCAGGCTGCTGAAGTATTTGGCTGATTTTAGACATAATGCTTTAAAATAGTTTATTTACTGCTTAAACAAATCCCCATATCCTCCATCTGCTTCATTAACATTGGTTTTGGGTTTCTTGTATTCTTTCCCTTTCCAAAACCATTTGCTCACCTCCTCGGAGATGGCTGTTCCTTTCTGTTCCTAAAACTTCCTTACGGTTTCTTCTTTGTGTTTGCCTTCGCGGGCTTCCTGCTCAAAGAGTTGATGGTTTACTTACGTCAAAGGGCTGCACTTTTCAAAAGGCACAATCTTTTTTCTCATCATAGCTTTATTTTCCGGTTTGAAATGCCTGGATATTTCCTGAGTTTTTTCAAAGTAATCATTACTGCCATCTTTACGATCATGGTAGTAGATTTTAATGTTTGAGCATTTATCGTGTTCAAATATGCTGTTTAGCAGAACCCTGTCAGATAGACCGCATGAATGACCCATGATGTAAATAACAAAAGGATCGGCTTCAACAAAGCGCATAAGTTGCAGATAATTAGTAGTTTTTAAATAGTGGAACGACTTAATGTGATCTAGAAAACTATTGATATTCAGATTTTCAAGTTTCGGGTAGTATGGATCCATTTCATCCCCATAACCAAAAATTACAGGATTAATCTCAGAATTGATCAATCCGTGTATGTTTACTACATTCGTCCTAGAATTGCTCATGTCGAGATCGTGGGCGTACAAATCTAGCGTATTTGTGTAATTGAAATTCAGAAGTAGGGTATAAGGCGGATTTACAAGTTTGTTTTTGTTGCGTTCTGGTTTAATAATGCCTTTTAAAGTCTTGGAAATAAAAGGATTTCTTTTATTCTCATCAATTGTTAGAGTTGACAGATATTGTTCAAGTAAACTGATGATCGCACTAAAGCATCTGTTAAGGCTTTTTGCTGAAGCTTTAGCATCTATATCATACTTGGAGAAGTTTCTTTCATAATCACGATAAATTGAGACCAGGTGACTATAATAAAAGTATTCAATATCAACCCAATAACCATTTCGCATGTCTTTTAATAGGCCGTCGACGAATTCTGATTTGGGATAAATATTGATATTGCGATTCTTAAAGCTTTCAAAGGCGTTACTAATGGAATTAAACGGTTGATCGCCCGTAAGAAAATAGTTTCTTGGAAAGCTTTTCACAGCACAAATGTCATCTTCATATTCAAGGTTATTGATTAACCATTTTCTGGTTTTATTTAAATACCAAAGCATGAAATCCGCATAGCTTGTTTTAAGCTCGTGCGCCAGATCGAAGCCATTGCCAATTATAATTAGATTATTCATGAAAATGTGTTGTGCTTATTAATCACGATTTGAAATTCATAAATTCTACTCCATTACAGGCAATTCATCCTTTTTTGGTGGATTGCTGACCATTAAATTAAACTCAAGCACCAGGTTTTGAAATTCTGTATAGGCAGTTTCATTAACATGTATCTGCACATATTTGATATAGGGCTCAAATTTTTCATAGATCTTTTTAAGTTGCTTGCCTGACATTCTGTAGAGAATTTCCTTGTCAAAAACATCGGTGTGAATTCCTACCGATATGTGCTCCAATAAACCTAATAATAATCTAACTTTTTTGAGAATTTCAGGGTTTTTAATAATGACATTAACAATATTCGCTTTTTCGCCTGCTGCCTGTATTAGAATGTCAAGATCATTTCTTGTATCATGCCATTGAGGCCGGACTTTAGCAAGGTAGTCAAAAGTTGCCTGCTTTCTGCGACGAGAATGATCAGCATTTAATGATCTTCGTAAATAATAGACCTGGCTAATTAGAATAAGCAGGGTAATGAATCCCACCAAAAGTGTAAAGAATTCGAAAATGGAAAGTCCTAGAACCAAATTAAGGATAATTAATTTTTCCATGATTGATAAGATTAGGTTTCAAACTACTTTAGTATGAATCTATTGCGATATGAATGTGTTTACAGTTTAATAAGATTAGAAATTTAGTGATTGCTTACATTTCTACTCCTTCTTCAAAAAAGGTGTTGGCACCTGGGGCAATGCCAGCCATTGTGCAATCTTATTGTATTCTTTGGCTATGTCCTGGGCTATGCTTATCCCCTTGCCGATGCCTTTCACGGTTTTGTGTAAACGTGATTTTTCATCGCCCATACCTTCAACAATGCGCTTAAGCCGTTGTGCAATGCCTTTTTCTCTGATCTCTTCTTTGTCCGTTATATCTTTTACCTCTTTGAGTATTTCGGCTGTTTCCTTTAATTCTTCAGCATCTTCTTTGTTACCCTGTTTTTCAAGCCGGCGGGCTAAATCATTTAAATTGCCTTGTAATTCAATGTTGCAGTTTTGAAAGTTGAAAGTGTTGATATCGCCAATCTGGCCAGCGCCTCCGATTGCGCCAATTTCGCCGCCACTCATCGTAACGTGATAATGCGTTTCAGTAATATTATAATTGATTATTGTTGGCTTCATGGGAATTCTGGCATCGGTACGCCAATCGTAATAGGGAATGTCTTTTTTGCTCAAAGTTGCAATTTCCGGTTCAGGAAGCCATAATTCCTGACGCCGCGTCTGGGTTTCATCAATTACTTTGTAGCTCAGTTCAGGCCGTTGCGATTTGTAGCTCTCAAAAATGTTGTTTAGCGTTTCCCTGATCATGCTGATGAAATTGGTTTTCTCAATTCCTTTCACCGAAACGCTGATCGTTCGATCAACTTCCCTCACCAGGGCAGTGCTTCCTTTTCCATCTTCAAGAATAACCCCAGTTTTCCAGATCAGGTAATTTCCCTGTTCTTTCTTTATCTGCTCATTGTGCCTAACTATAAACCTTGAAATGGTGTTGGGCGGCAAGGGCCTGTCGGCTTCATATTTCATCTTGAGGCTTGTTTCCGGCTCGAATACAGGCAAACTGGAAGGCTGATCCTGGTTGAGCAGGTGGGGGATGATCAGACCCTTGCCTTCTGCGGTTTCATAAGCCAGTTCATAATGTTTGATCAGATCAAACAAAAATTCATGCTTGTTTTTGGGAAAGCGTTGCTGGTCCGCATCGTGAAAAACCTTTTCAAAACACTCAAGGGTGATGTCATGCCTTTTTTCATTGTTTACCCAGTTGATTACTTTATATACCCCCTCGCTGATCCATTCGGGATTCAATACCAGGGTGTCGTATTTCTCCATGTCTTTGTACCACAAGCTGACACCTAAAGAATGTAAAGCGCGCAATAATTCTTCCGGGTCATTTGCCTGATTTTTACTTGCAATTTCAAGGAATTCAGTTTTAGTGATATGTTCTGTTCCCTGTTGCTTCTCTTTCTTTTTGAAAAGGTCTTCAAGGTCTTCTTTCACCGCATAATAGCTTTCAGGTATCTGTTGTTTTTCCCAGGAAGGATTGTTTTTGATGTACATTGCGACCTCTTCCCTGAATTCCAGCAGTTTATCGGTGTCCGCACCAATATCGAAAAAATGAAGCCCGGCTATCCGGTATTTTTCCTTTAGAATATTGATCGGTATTTCAATTTTGTGCTCATCCCGCTCATTTACAAGTATGATTGCTTCGGAATCACCGCCAAAATTCATCATGTGGTCTAGCCAATATTCGAGTCGATTCCTCACTTCGGTACGGCCATCGTAGACGATGATGTATAGGCAACGTTCCGACAGAAAGAACTGATGCACAGCATGTGTAACTGTGTGCCCTGCAAAATCCCAGATTCGCACATTGATGTTCTCTTTTTCCAGTTTCCATAAGGAAGTGTCTACACCGGGAGTACTTTCTTCAGGTGTGGTCATGGCGGCATTGGGGTCTTTGAGCTTCCTTGCCAGACAAGTTTTACCCGAACCTTTTTCGCCAAGAATAATGATGCGGGCCTCATTTAGCCGCTTCGCTCCTTTGGCCAATTCCTCCATGTATTTACTAACAGCAGCCGCTCCTTGTACTTTAATGGATTCAGGCACATTGATCCTCCTCTCAAGTTCCTCCCTGTCCATCTCAAAATTGTTCTCAAATATCCCTTTGTATAATTTAGCCCAGTATTCACATCCTTCATTTTTGAGCGCTTGTTGGAAGTTATCCCATACAATGCCATAAGTACTGGTGGATAATAAGGGCTTTTTGTTAGTTTTTATCTTTTTAAGATCATCCAGTATTTTAGATTCAAAGCCCATGTTTTTTATTTCGGCGGTGCAGGCAGCGGTGTAGGCGGCATCGTAGGCGGCATCTTTGGAGGCGTGGTAGGCGGGTAAGAGGGCGTAGGAGGCAGCGACTTTGATGGAGTAGGTGGCGGCGTTGGCGGCGGCGGTGGCGAATACGGCGGCGGCGCCGACGGCGGCGGCGGCAGCGGCGTTGGCAGCGTTGGTGAATACGACGTTGGCGTCGACGACAGTGTTGACGGCGTGGTATTCGTCGGGGGCGCTGACTGCAGCGATGGAGCAGGCGGCGGCGCTATTGGAAATGTCCAGTGCGTTAAATACAGAGAAAAGATGTTTTTGTCTATATTCTTTTGTCCAATAATCAAAATGACCGTTACTTCCGAGAAAAGGTAAGGCGCGCACAGCACAGCGCCAGACAAATTCTCTCTGCTGTTTTTCAGTAAGGCCTTCTAATTCTTTACGAACTTGCTCTAAAAAGTCCATTATATTAGTGTTTTAATGTTTGATTTTAAATTCATATTAATCTGCCCGGCTATTCAACCTTTAAACGTTTATACTCCTCCTCGCTCAACCAAAACTCCGGGTCAATGATTTTTACCTCAGCATAAGTGAGATCGTAAAGCTTGTAAACCAGTTCGTCGATTTCCATTTCATACGAAAGGGTAACGTTCATAGAGTTCTGAGCCTTTAGCGCGGTTATCTTATCAACCAAAGATTCTATTTTCAATTCAATTGATGGAATTGGTTCTGGGATTGGCAGTTTTTCTAGAAAAGCCTTTTTGTAACGATACTTTCCTACAAGTTCACCACCAGCGTAAAACTTCTTAAAAACATATGTGACTGCCCTTGAATTTAATATGGCAGTCAGGTACTTGATTTTTTCACCTGTAATGAAAAAAACAGTTGCCTCAGGATAATATCCTTTTGTGTCGTAGTAGAATTGAGGTTCACTGACTATTTCTGAGAAAATAATCTTGGGTTTTACAAATTCATTCCAATAGTCTGCGCCATATCTTTGTAGTGCATACCATTCATACCTAATACCTACTTCAGCCTGATTTCTACTTTGTAATTTGAATCTATATTGATCCATGAAATTATAAAGAGTGCTATATCTATTTTTAAATTCGGTTTCAGCTATTTCAGACGAACCAGTATGATTTTCATTATGCAATGGGAAATGCCAAGGTAGGTAAATCAGCCATAAATCAGCAAAATTGCAATAGTATCTTCTAGTATCTCTTCCTCTTAAGATTGGTTTTAAAATTTCTGCATTTCTTGAATCTTTATCTATAAGATCCTTTTTAATAGTACCATTTACGATAAAAGCCTCATTCAAACCAGTTTTTATACCATAATTGAATGTAATATTCCATTTAGACAATGTAACTCCAATACTTTCAAACTTATTCTTAATCAAAGTTTCATTAGAACTAGAAACTGTCCATATTTCATCCGATAAGTCAGCATTAATAATTCCATGCTGTTTAACATGTTCTTGGATGGTTATATTTGGGTTATAACTATCATCCTCAAATTGAAACATGACAGGAGTGTGCTTATTATCAGCTTTTTGCAGTAATAGAATGTTCGAATGAACAATTGCACTGTCGAAGATCATTGCCTGTCCAAAATCAACAAGCAATAAAGGATTGGCTTTTACGAAAAACTTACGGAGACTTTTTCCATAGGCTGCCCGCATCCATTTATTTGATGTTATGTAAACGATTACTCCATTGTTTTTAAGCAGACTGAAGCCTCTTTCATAGAATATGGTGTATATATCGCCGGTACGCTCAAAAGTCTCGAAACCTTCATTCTCAAATTGCTTCGCAAGCTTACCTTGTTCCTTTTGCATTTGAATATAAGGTGGATTACCAATAACAACGTCAAATCCTGCATTCACTCCAAACATCCATTCCTGGTCAAAGAAATCTGCGCTTCTGTTTTGTTCATAAGGATTCCAGTTTGCCAGCAGTTTGGCGGTCTTATCAATCGCGCCAGGATTAATAATGGACGCTTTAAGTTTGTCAATCTCAGTGGCCAGTTTTTTCAGCCGCTTTGTAAATTTTTCAATTTCAGTTGGGTGTTTTAACTTCCTGATTTCTTTGTTAGCTTGCTGGTATTCTAACTCTT of Bacteroidales bacterium contains these proteins:
- a CDS encoding AAA family ATPase, yielding MELLYLLIEDCSRLGKHKEVSFGGEFHFSISNFSNDQRELQLNITKPNQHSLQLFSPRISNIIGIIGENGTGKTSFFEFLKRLLTGYTSYSDKFLAVFKSKDVLEIYHTLYDYGDSGNNNYLGFTNEWSVKVICDFAEISVTTLKIYNTDLISPQIDRIENLTPTLVIYYSGIFDLKGYPYSYSKSYIDLSTNCIISDDVELERDSIPDKDFLFIHKHKNTLRQFKLVKSGLLDKIDFRTPERMTISFAQVRTSGIKESNDISPHDIEIFEYFFDTIRIEYTKIHGIINRARNKKENESLKVGNRLKCKLKFVDALIANFFYNINDGQYYGNWSKVKIEELKMLNIFDAVKHFFNSQIIIDKQPVTSLIETIFSLIDSQVDVGIEEINYSIIVSNETRIVEIITNYEAYLKSFDLIDTQYGFLEIDWRDLSSGEKAFLDLFSRLYYTKELVSKQYKYETQKVFETVYLLLDEAEIGFHPEWQRKYIYYLNEFLNYLFSDGTYFQDTKIQLFIATHSPFVVSDLPKSNLIFLKKTQEAIFNVHNFDMQETFGANIHTLFSDAFFLQQGLIGEFAKIKIFELMNEIKQLNDPDVASVENYKLRIGIIGEPMIRQRLYELLLSKVAFDDNARRRAFLQDELDKLKRQNN
- a CDS encoding putative DNA binding domain-containing protein, yielding MSKISQILQQPEGRKLEFKKEIASGVDIAKTVISFANDAGGAIYIGIQDNPRQVIGIEEDMLIKTEERISNIIHDLCEPVILPEISFLRQDEKFIVKVVIFKGSAPPYHLKNAKFEEGTYIRVGSSNRLASSEIIAELKRQKQSISFDSELIFTKTIDKVNIESFKELFLEKTGEELTRQVLKKLELFRSEQNKHLPTIAMLMLSDDELRQQLFPFAKIECARFKGITPGNFIDQKTINVNLALQPEQAYQFVLRHISEGSTDYSGVYRNDRWEYPVIAIREVIRNAVIHRDYSLSGKDIKIAIFNDKIEITSPGTLPPTVDFNEMLAGQSDIRNKILAPVFKRLGIIEQWGNGLKLIAEELQQYPEIEFQWKEPGLAFRVIFLKKNYLQEQELQQELQQELQHELQHELQHESLYGQILRLVKEKTSSTKELSEALGQKSISGQLKKILSRLQTDQLVEWTEPEAKSSKQKYRITQKGLVFLKLLDEGKTL
- a CDS encoding DUF4760 domain-containing protein, which encodes MEKLIILNLVLGLSIFEFFTLLVGFITLLILISQVYYLRRSLNADHSRRRKQATFDYLAKVRPQWHDTRNDLDILIQAAGEKANIVNVIIKNPEILKKVRLLLGLLEHISVGIHTDVFDKEILYRMSGKQLKKIYEKFEPYIKYVQIHVNETAYTEFQNLVLEFNLMVSNPPKKDELPVME